The DNA sequence CAGCTGCTATCATCAGCCCTGAGGATGTAGATATAGACTCGGAGGAAACAAAACATGGGAGTCAAAATGGTTCATCTCAAACCACTCTTGATGGACAATCCAAGAAGCCTGAAACTGATATGGACTATTTGGAGAAATTCACGCTGTTAGATCAGCATGTGCCAGGCGATGAATCTGAGAAGATTGAGCCAGTCGAATTTGTTCAGCCAGAGGAACCCCAGGTTGCccaagaagagaaaaaagtagATGAAACACTGGATGAGGATTCGTTTGTCATTGTCAATGATGTTGAAATTGCAGGTGAACATCTTGATGAGGTGTTTTATGGAGCAGGTTTTTATGAAGAGCCTGGACGTCTATATCGCCCTAATGAGGAAAATGAACATATGGATAAAGAGACCTCTAAAATAGTTAAAAATCATGATTCACCATTATTTGGCAGTCAAGAGGTTATCCTCACTCCCATTTTCCTCTCTCCTGGGCCACCGAAGATCATAGATCAAGATCTTCTTGATGAGCCAAGAGCAATGTCATTTCATTACTCAGACCTTTATGAAGATGCAGTTGGAGATAAGAAGAAAGAAGATGACTTCTCAGATGCAGAAAGTGTTATTTCAGAAAAATCATTCAAAAGACGTTATTCTGATTCTGATGATGCAGATGGCTATCTTGAGAAATTTATATTAAAAGATGACACTCCAGTGGTTGACGATGTAACAGAAGTAGATCATgcagagtgtgagagaatgatATGGCTACAAAGTAAATTTGAAATGACTGGATGTTTAACTCGTGTTAAGGAAGAGAATGAGCCCCAAGAAGAGAATGTTAATCTCAACCAGACAAAATTAGAGAGTAAATATGACATTATCAAAGGACAGATTCAGCCTTCAGGTTTTTCAAAAGAATGTGAAGACTGTGTTGATGTTAAAACTGACTGTATAAAAGGGGAAAGAGTTTCAGAGGCTTTAGAAGGCTGTGAAAGCAGTGACAAGGCTAGCTGTATAACAGGGAAATGTTCAGGGACTGTAGAAGACACTCAACACCGTGGTATGAAGACTGGCTATGCAATACTAAACATCTCACAAGATCACATTCCTGAAAATGGAGCTGATGTATTTGAAGCAGTAAATCAGAAAACAGATAAAGTGGTATTGATGGAAGATGGAAAACAAAGTGAAGAATCAAGACATGTGCACATTCAGGTTCCTGGAGGGGTGTTAGAAGACAAAATGGATGAACTGAAAGATGAACTGAAATATAAAGTCATGCCTGTGCCTCAGacaaatgacaaaacagaaaTTACAAGCGATGAAACCAGCAAACTGCCTGCTCATGATAGCATAAAGGAAATTAATGAGGGGACTGATAACACAGTTGAAATTAAAGAAATCATTTGTATTACCAAGGAAAAAGTGTCAGGCAAAAGTGAGCAAcataaaagaaagagacatgATAAAGCTGAACCTATTTTGGTGGAGAATGTAGATGTTAAAGACACATCCGATTCAATAACTGTAGCTGGAAATACAATACAAACTGTTCCTCAGGAAAAAGTCAGTGGAAAAGAGATTCCTGTTAATGAAATAGAATTTACTATGGAAACCGTTGTGCCTGAAAAAGTTGACAAAGAGACCAGATTCCCAGCCAGGGAAGAAAAAGTTCCTGAACCGAAATGCCAGGTTGAAGTTAATGTAGCATTAATGGAAAGTAAGTGTGAAGGTCGTGAGAGTAGGGAGATACCTGCAGTAACACAAGAAGAAGTGAGAATTTCTGCAGGCCTGTCAAGAATTCCCGAAAGTGAGAGGCAGGAACAAGTTACTGCTAAACCTATAGTCCTAGATGTGAAAGACATTGATACTGCAGACATTAAGGTTAAGGAAACTGAAGTCAAAACTGAGCTAGAAActgtaaatgaacacaaagctctGGAAGAGGTTCTGGGTAGAGAAACACATACaacaaaagagaaagtgagagaaaccAAAGCAGATGTCaaagaaaagacacagaaagaagATGAGAGTCTGAAAGACACGGTGCCATCCATGGTTGGCAAAATGCCTGCTGGAGACAGAGTGACAGCAGAGAACACAGAAATAGTATATTCAACCTCAGCTGTGGAAAGTCTGAGTAATGTAGCCCCACATGTCGTCACAACAAAGAAGCACATTGTAATGGAGCAGtctgggaaaaaagaaaaatacactgGGCTTAAAGTTGAGATTCCAGAAGCTGCAGATGATCAAATTCTTGAGAGTAGGGGTGAGAGCAAAGAGTCTAAATCAGAACCTGTTTCAAATTACACAGGCCCACTGGACATTCCTGTGATGCTTCCCAATGTTTCAGAAGTCAAAGGAGATCTGTTAGTAATGTTGCCCACAGTGCTTGATGATGTAGACAGGGAGCAGAAGCACAAGCTAGCAGATACAGTtgtcagtgacacacacactgcagataaGAAGGAACTCCCTGAAGCAATTTCACTTATTCCTAGTGCAGAGACAGAATGTTCATCTAAAGTTGGTGCAGCACCATTTGTGTCgaataaaatgataaacaaacaggACGACAGGGAGAAAGGGGATGTAGAAATAAACAGTACTCACACAAAATCCTTCAGTGAGCCTCTTAAGCCTGTGTCCTCTGTAGTTACAACTGAAGCAGGTGATGTCTCTTCAATGGCTGCGTTGGAGGTGGAAGGGAAGAATGAGAATAAGTCAAAAAAAGTACTTTTGAAGGATATTCACAAAGAACATCTATGGAAAACATTGGAGCCTTCAAGTCCATCTCCTACAAAGGAGATACAGGACTTGTCAACAATGAGGGTTTCACCTTTAGACCTATCAGAGTACAATAAAGGAAGTAGTGAGGGCTTTGTTGTAGatggaaaaatgaaaactgataCAAGCATTTTCTCAATGCTGCGAAGTTTTAGCTCACACGAAGACCTTTCAGGGTTTGGCCGGGACACATCTGAGCTCGAGTTGCACAAGAGCCTCTCCGAGGAGCTAGGTTTTGAGATGGTCACAGAACAAGAGGGAAGACAATCTGAGAAAGCACTAATTGCAGATGAAAAAAGTTATCAGAAACTCAGCTATGTCCAAGATCAGTTGGGAAAGGACACAGTTGAAGAAGGTTATGATCTTATTGAGGATGGTGCCCAAATTTCAGAGCTTGAACAATTTAGGGAGGCAGCAGAAATACAGCCCATGGATGCATTCTGCCTTCTCTGCCATTGCACAATACTGACAAGTGATGGTGGACATGAGAATCACGAGGTGTCAACTTTGGATAAAGCATTTGTGGACCTTAAGGTAAGTTTTTTTCACCAAACATTTTTAGATACCTAAGCACACCCATACACTCTTAATTACATTGTGTTATGCTGTGGTCAGGGAACAAGTCTTCCAGGACATCATCTTGTAACAGCAACCTGACACCTGATCTGGCTCCACAGTTCTCTTGTGGGAACTCTGATCATTAAGTCACCAacctttattacttttttatgcAGACACAGTAGCTCTCTTCACTTTTTAAGCCTTGTGTATCTTGGACTAGGTTAAATTATCAGGTAAAAGTGGCCCAAATCTGATCTTGTCTTCCACacagatttgtcatttgtatGGTAGtgtgaacagaaaaaaacaaaacaaaacaaaacaaaaacaaacaacaacaacaacaataacaacaaaaaccactgaatctgacattttcaaatcagAATTGGACCAGCCCGATCGAAATGTATGCGACTTTAACGTCAGCCCAAATCGATATTCATTATAATTTCGCGTTGccaggaaagaaaagaaaaactggtCGATAAAAATAAAGGATGATTTCAGTGTATAGTGAGGTAACAGACCTCAAACATTTGGAGCGACGTTTCTGTACAACCAAAATTACAAGACATTTCTCGCAAACGCTCCGTGTTCTCGTGAtaatttttttgtgaatttGCAGCCGGTCTCAACTGCAGATTACCAAGAGCATTAGCGGCTTTTACTGTTGACTCCATTCTGACTATTTGCCTCTGATCTGCTCAGACTAATGTCTGACTAATGATACTAATGACTAATGATACAGATCACCTGAAAAGATTGCAAATAGCCTAACAAAAACCGGATTTGGTCCAAATTTAGGCTACTTTATCTATGAACGTCACCTTTCTTTTGGAACTAATTACACAGCTACAGTATATAAACATTGTTTATAAGACTTATATCGGTTTCACTGCTGCTAAGTTTTCAGAGTACAGTGAGTCAGCCAGAGTTCTGAAAAGTGCACGCGTCTCTCAAAATAGACAACTCGTCTATGATTCATCATTCAAGCGGTGTTTATTCCCAGAGCACTAGACCAGTCTTATTTGCATGAGGAGAAATCATACgcaaaaacatataaatgtCACATGCCTAACCCACTCATGCATTAAAAAAGTATTCAACGACCCTTAAGTggtggaaaaatacattttaatttgcaaatCTATCAATTTGTTTTGCAAAGTTCCATTTTCTGATTGTGTCTGCAGGACCAGCTGAATAACTGGATATCAGTTTTACAAGAAAGATCAGAAAATATTGAAGATATGGTATTTGAACTTGAAACAGCTTATAACTCAGTAGAGGTATACACAAATTTTAATACCATAACAGTTTACTGTAACCTTTATTGTAGTTTATGTATCAAATTGACACAAACCAAAGTTGTCATGCGCATTTTACACCATGGCCTTGCCTGTGGCCACAGGAGAACTGCAAGAATTGTGAGGAAGCCATGGATGAACAGAATGAGGAGACCCTGAAGCTCGTGATGGATCAGTATAATGAGATGTCCCAGACCATGGAGGATGAGAAGAAGACCAAGCTCGAGCAGCTGTATGACCAGATAGTTTCTTTTCAAGAGAACATTGACTCGGCCAAGGAGACCATGGAGAAGACTACAAAGGCAATCGAGGAAACAGATCCCTTAGCGTTTATGTCTGTGAGTATGACCTCACCTTCATCTTTTTAATCTTGGTTGTTTTCTGCATATGAAATGCATTTCTGATGTTTGATCCTCTTGATGATGCATAGGATACAGTgtcatttgaaaacatttttgtataattCAGTACTGCAAGCGTGAACTGGTGCTTTCTAGATTAATTGGTCATTCTTCTGACAGAAAATAGCTGTTGTATTTCAGGTATTTtctaagaaaaatgtttaaatactaGTGATTATTTAACTAGAAGCCTGCATGTACCTTATGGTGTGAAAGGTTAAGGCAGCATGAATATGCATCATTCATCAATTTCATCAGCCTAGGCATTCCATTATTCTAAAGAAACGATTTGTGTATTGATCAGCccgttcttttttttccacccacAGTCATACAAAGACATTGATACGAGGTAATGAAGTGTCCTGCATATGGAATGAGCTTGCTAAGCTGTTAAACAGTGCTTGGCGTAGAATGAAAATAATACACTGCATAGTGAAACATCGAAGCAGGAAAAGAGAATCTGCTCATTTGGTTTTGAAGTGTCTGGTTGTGCGCTGGTTTCTGCATGTGGACAGAATGTCACAGTGGTGATTGCATCCTGTGCGGATGCTAGGTCATTTAACCTGTTTCGGTTCtatattacatttgtgtttattgattTGTGACAGGTTAAAAACAACTTTAGAATCCGCCATGTCTCTAGAGCTCGGTCCACGAGGTCTCCTTGTCTTTGAAGATTATGCCAAGGGTACCACAGGAAATGGGAAGAGAAATCAAGTAATACCAGGTAGGAAGCCAGCAAGTGATTAAATGTAGCCAACCTTGCTCAAAGTCATATTCAGTGTCTAAGTCTCAGGACTGTGAGCCTGGCATGGTAAGAAGCGAGCCGAGTGTCTTTCAAGGTTAGGCAGAGCATGCAATGTCTGAGAGAAAGTTGTAGCTTCACCTTATTTCataaagaaaagtaaaatggTGTCTCATGCTCTTCTTTCCACCTTGGCTCTACACAGTGCCTCTGCAACCTCATCTTCAGCCCCAGGAGCCTAATTCTGCAACGAGCACCTCGGTCACCGTGTACTGGACAGTAAACGATGGAGACATCATCGACTGCTTCCAAGTATACTGCATGGAAGAGCCACAACGAGGTGAGATGGGCAGATGTGAAATCAtagaaacatttatagaaacatTCTCTCTAAACCAGCTGACAATAATAGATCCAGATACTAAGTCAATGCTAAAGTCTAAATAAAGACTATATTGATATTTTTGACAGATTTTAAGCATATGTAATGCTTTGTTCTGTTATAGGAGAGTTCTTTGTATCAGAGGCagagcacaaaataaaaatgttttggaggGGGGATGGTGAGGCCCACAGCTCCCCACAGTGCATGCGTGCCCCTCCTGTATGCCAGTACTCTATAGTCTAATTGTAGTCTAACAATTCTCTGTAATACCCATTGTCAACTACTGCTTACAGTGCCTAGGAATTAGcaaatagtttatttttgaaaacGGAAATAGGTTGTCACTCTATTAATGTCCTTGTTTATTGTAGCTATCTCTGAGGAGTACAGAGTGACTGTGAAGGAGAGTTACTGTAatctggaggagctggagccaGCTAAGTGCTACAAAGTATGGGTGATGGCAGTGAACTACACCGGCTGCAGCCTGCCCAGTGAGAGGTTGCCCTTCAGAACAGGTCGGTGGGTTGTAAGCTCTATTTTAACGTTTGTGGGGGCGGCTGTTGTATGTGAAGAATTCAAATGGAATGCATTGTGGAATTCTCTTGCAGAATGTGGGCATGCATATTACTCACAGCTGTATTCTGCAGTGTACTGTCAAAACCTTGTTATAGGGTGATGGCTTATGACAGTTGCAACTGTATTCATCATTGCAGAATGCAACAGATTAACTGTGCAATACACAGGCGATTATATACATCGGAACTATGTTTTTATCTCAGAAGTAATATGATAGGCATTTGTAGTATGCGCAATTGTTGCATGAATTAACACCATAAGaaatactgtctgtgtgtgttccgGAAGCCCCCTCTGTTCCAGTGATCAACCCTGAGGCCTGCACTGTGCTGTGGGATTCTGCCACACTCCGGTGGACCTCAGCTCAGCCCAGCGGTGCAGATAGCTTCACTCTGGAATATTGTCGTCAGTCCGCTTTGGAAGGAGAGGGCCTCAGGTTCATGCCAAATACCACACCCCGTTCCCACTGACATGCGATGCTGTGAACTAATGCAGTGCCAAATTCTGCTCTCCCAGCACGGCTCTGACAGGGTGCTGTCAACATAATACTTTTCTATCCGTTGCACATTGCTGCATTATAGCATATAGCTCAGATAGCGGTGAAGATTACCCTGCCGTACACATCTTGCGTACTGCCTGAAGAAGCAGCAAAAGCCATTTAATGCAGACTCTCAGGCAATGTTTCCATTCTGTCCCACCAAGGCAGTCTTGAGAAATTCATTATGACCTCTGCAAGTTGTTCTTCCCATATCCACTTCACACGCGGCTACTGTTTCCCATGGTCCCCCAAAGGCACACCTCAAAGCACTTAGCCGCCGCATGATGAGATTAAGTGGACTGAAAATGAGCTTATGGCCCATAGGTCTGTCTCTGGGATAAAAGGTAGTGAGCACCAGGTCTTCCTCCAGCCCAACGAGAACTTCCTCTTCTACATCAAATCAGTCAATGCCGCAGGAGCCAGCGAGCAGAGTGAGGCAGCCCTCATCTCCACAAGAGGTCAGATCCCGTTACTGCTCCTTTGTTTAATCGCAAATTAAATTAGCTCCTtgttctgctctgctctgatgcAGCCTGGTTATGCCCTTTTACTGTGTTGCGTATCGTCACATTCAGATTACAGTGGATCGGAAATAAACTTCGTTTAGCCTTGGTTAATGTGgttaaaaatcataaaacagaaatggttccaaaaaaatgatgaaacacTGTTACATAATAAACAGAGGTGAGGGCACAATATCACATATCATGTCAAAATGCATATATCAGTTGATTCTGTGTTcataaatgtttgcatataCAGCATGTACTGTATAAAGCATCTAGGTAATCCTTGCCAACATAGTGTTACATGGATGCTTTTGATATACatttgactgtaaaatgtatgtCAGCCTATCAGGTAAAGCTATAGCTTAAGTTATTTAGAAATGACTTGGTGTCTCTTGACCATGCAACAATGATTTATCCAGCTTCAGTGCTGATgcagttttatgtcttttttttgtttgtttgtttgttttttttataacctTTTAGCTACCAGGTTCCACTTACTGATTGAAACAGCTAATTTGGTGCTTAAAGTATCTGAGGACAAAAACTCAGTGCAGTATCCTGTGGAAACCTACACTGAGATATCTTCCCTTATCGAGTAAGTAACACAGCACTGACATAAGTATTATGAAGTAATATGTATACAATATGGGCTTGCTGcataacatttacaatactATTACGCAGATTTGTTTCCCCCCACAAAGTTGCTAGTTTTGAGATTAGTTTGAATGCTGTTGCTCTTCCTCTTGCCTTCATATCTCTGTGCAGATATCCAGCAGTGCTGGGAGAACTGTTGCCCCAAATTGGGAATCACTACTGGGAAACAGTGGTGACTGCCTGCAAGGCTTACCGCATCGGCGTTGCCTATCAGTCGGCTCCACGAGATAACACAGTGGGGGACAGCAGCTCCTCCTGGTGTCTACACTGTGTACCAACATCCATCAGGTTCGCTAGAGCTCATCACGTGTTATTTCAGAATGGGGCACAGTAATGTTATCTCGTGAACCCATTTCTTCTTCCTCATTCCTCTTCGTCACCACAGTTGTAGGTTTGAGCTGCTCCATGACAACGTGGAGTCGGACATCTTTGTGATGGACGTTCCGTCTCGTATCGGTACGCTGCTGGACTTTGCACGGGGCCGTCTGGTCTTCTTCAACGCACAGAATGGCCAGTGTCTCGGGTCCTTCAGGCACTCCTTCAGCCAGCCCTGCCATCCTGTGTTTGTCCTGGAGAGTCCAGGCAACCTGGAACTGAGGATGCCCATGGAGATACCAGAGTTTGCCAAGCACTGGTAACCTGTTCTATCTTCATGTTCATGCTCCTCAATGAGTCAAACGTAAGACTTTGTGGGTAAgggcttgtgtgagtgtgaatgcgTGTTTGAGTTAAATTACTCTCAAAGCAAGTTTGAATTTTGATGAGAAATTTCAACTTctgttctgttaaaaaaaaactaaaactaaattttgttaattttatagTATGTAGGAATGACATTTTACAGAGCTAGTAACAATGTGAGGTATTTCCGTTTGGGCCCAgagaattttaatgtaaagagAGAATTTCAGGAGAAATGGTATTCAATTGGTGTTCTTGgtaatgtaattaatatgattaattgtttgtttgtaaatacaGCAATAGTAATGAAAATTATTCATCAGGCTGCAGCATATAATACATCCCATATAAAAACCAGAATTAAGTACCAGATATAAAATACTACTATACTGGAGTCTAGAATAATTACTTGCTGTCTTTTTCCAGAATTGTAACATTTGGAATAGTCAGTGGTAGTGCTCATCACCGTTACTTTAgcaaatttcatttaaaacatttaactttttttttttttttaacttcgtTTATTGTCTATGGATGGTTAAAATACTGTATATTCTGATTCAGATTCCCCATCACCTCTTTAAAGTGGCTTAGAGCAGATTTGTTCAGCAGGTGGTACTCTAGCTCAGCgtgaatgtttatttgtttatttcagaacTGCTACTAAATGCAGGAAAAGACATTTTAGCTCCCAAATTCCTGCCTGATGATATTTTATACATAAGGGATGTATCTTTGCATCTAACATTAAATTAGCTGTATTtcaatgcaaattaaatgtgaGACACGTTTAATTATTTCTTATAGGTTATTTTTTCTTGTGTTGATGGAAGAATTTCTCCTATCTAGTGCCTTTTTGCCTTAAACTATTGAATGACGTACCATAAGCAATCACTTTATTTATTACATGTATCTGTAATTTGAATGTTTAGAACATATTCTAgccattttatgcattttgaaTACTTGATTCCATTATTCTTGTTCTGGAGCTCCCTGTTCCTCAATTACGATGTAAAGTATGGGTGTGTAAGGGCTACAATGCAATGAAGCAACTTTGCAGATATCCACTGCACTCGGGATTCAAATGATTAGTAACATTGAATGGGCAAAAACAGCATAGGAGTGGAGAGTGGAGACATGTTCCCATCTCGCACCCAGACAGCCCGTGTGAGGTCTCCTCTCTCTTTACCCAGCaccaaaacaaaagctgaaCTATAACACAAGTCCACGCAGCATAACGCTATGATGAATGCTGCAACCCAGATCGCTCCCCACCTTCACAGAGTAAGAGGAAACAGGACCAGCGTTAGTTTGCAGCCTGTAATCACGCAGCATTAGGAAGCTGAGATCCTGAGCAAGCTTAAGACAAGACAAATACTCAAACTGTTGGACAGTTTGATGAACTTTAAAGCTGAATATTACTGTAGTAGCATTAAGGGAATTCTGTCCACCACTATTGggttatatgtttttgttttgcttcagaCACTCATGGaaagaatgaagagaaagaaatacatgACGAGCATAAAATAACTTTGGACATGAGTGTATCTGACAACATTTGAAGTAATGTGTGACAGACTTGTATTtcagtttggattttttttttctttatttaacaggttttattttttattagtaatCACTTGACCTCTTGAAAAGTGGCTAAAGTCAAATAGGTTTGACAGTTTTTTCTCggttctttttaaatgttctgtacATTTGATTTTGCATCTGGATGCTTTGTTGTTGCAACAGCAGTAGTCTGATTTCAGTTTCTGTTCTGATGGTCATCTTGTGACAGTAACAGGTTAGAATGTGTGGGAACATATGTGAAATCctattttatgcacatttttctGTATTCTTTGTAACCCATATGTTTTCATTGATTGTAATCAACAGACATTTGTTTCTATATTTAAAGGATGTAATCacataaaatggaaatatgtttgtatatgtgaaGAAAGAGTGGAGATAATCCATTTTACTGACAACTTAATTGAGTATGCCTAGAAAGTAATatcaaaatacaatattaagtTATATActaaattatatacattatatttttattatagaaaattatatacataaatctaaatttatattttgtatggtAAACATCTGTCAAAGTTGTTACATGAACATAAGAGTAATTCTATTAAGACCTATGCTAATTTTAAGTTTGCACAGGATATGCGGTTTTATACAGAGGCtgatgtgtaaatatatatatatatatattttttttgacTCCAAGTAGATTGCCTATAGGACAAATTCACTGCACACTGAAAAATCCTATCTGCTTGCACCCATCTGCTGTCTGAGGCCTACGTGTGTCTACCACAAGAGGTCACTGTACATCAGTCTGAACCAGTGATTTCCTTCACTGTACAAATCAGGGCCTGCATGTGAGGTGGGTCCCTGCATTAAGTGTACTCCCTGCTCTGTGCCACCCAACCGCTTTTAGCATCTACTCATCGGTCCCAGTTCATGAGCCAAATTAGGGCAGCTAGATCAGGAAAACCAATAACTGGAAAGTCCCTTAGAGTggggtttaaaaacaaaaatgatcatcCATGTTATACCAATTTCTAAAGAACACTAATATTGAGATGTAATTGAGCTTAATCAAATGCATCACAGCTAAAATGAGCACATGATTTTATAAGAACAGAATAAATCCGTAGCCAGTTGTGTGGtcgggttgttgttttttctttaatcctttaaaaacacttccttttaaaatgttttttttaaaggccacATTTTCATCATGAGCATGTTGGACTGAACTAAAGATTGTAAAGCATGGTTTGAAAAGGACAGACTCAAGATGCAGGGAACATTTGTGAATAGGGAAATCAGACAGTTGTTTTCCAGGTGGACCGTCTTGTCCTGTACTGTCAAAACAGCCCCGGGCTCTTGGACCAGCTTGCCAAAACATCTCAGATGGAATCAGCTGGCTCTGTCTATAGGGTGTGGCCACGTTCTGCTTGTCTTTTAACTattcatgctgtttttttccatggGCTTAGAGATTTGCTGTTTTCTAAATACATTACACAAACCTTTCCTTTACACAAACTGGCCTAGAAAACACTTAAAAGCTTCTTTTGTGGAAAAAATGTGGAGGCATTTTCTTTTCCTAGAATCAGTTTAGTGCTCAGAGGcaattaaatgattattttgGCCACTTTTTGTATCTTCCATACTGTCAtgcttctttttattttttctttacagaactgagaagcaaaaaaacaacaatcaagTTAGGGGAGTC is a window from the Electrophorus electricus isolate fEleEle1 chromosome 9, fEleEle1.pri, whole genome shotgun sequence genome containing:
- the cmya5 gene encoding cardiomyopathy-associated protein 5, with protein sequence MDHRTQDECCRVEPEIQEFQDDGTEPANIDDKEFEELHNSLKEVVQDPSVKPKLQCLLADPCFSMVTIQSEDSGVVWETASSRCSTPWASEASSPSDVHSMEGSGTQGNVVIIMDEDKVKRKKKTGSRGKLGDRLRRPGSRLLSPAIGEERPAMVEVSVPNTKPKNSEDSHSADSKLDKDQELFNLISEGFEILNIFVPSKLPTVDEEDSTELIDNLSYLEDTPKIKSKCKKLESAAAIISPEDVDIDSEETKHGSQNGSSQTTLDGQSKKPETDMDYLEKFTLLDQHVPGDESEKIEPVEFVQPEEPQVAQEEKKVDETLDEDSFVIVNDVEIAGEHLDEVFYGAGFYEEPGRLYRPNEENEHMDKETSKIVKNHDSPLFGSQEVILTPIFLSPGPPKIIDQDLLDEPRAMSFHYSDLYEDAVGDKKKEDDFSDAESVISEKSFKRRYSDSDDADGYLEKFILKDDTPVVDDVTEVDHAECERMIWLQSKFEMTGCLTRVKEENEPQEENVNLNQTKLESKYDIIKGQIQPSGFSKECEDCVDVKTDCIKGERVSEALEGCESSDKASCITGKCSGTVEDTQHRGMKTGYAILNISQDHIPENGADVFEAVNQKTDKVVLMEDGKQSEESRHVHIQVPGGVLEDKMDELKDELKYKVMPVPQTNDKTEITSDETSKLPAHDSIKEINEGTDNTVEIKEIICITKEKVSGKSEQHKRKRHDKAEPILVENVDVKDTSDSITVAGNTIQTVPQEKVSGKEIPVNEIEFTMETVVPEKVDKETRFPAREEKVPEPKCQVEVNVALMESKCEGRESREIPAVTQEEVRISAGLSRIPESERQEQVTAKPIVLDVKDIDTADIKVKETEVKTELETVNEHKALEEVLGRETHTTKEKVRETKADVKEKTQKEDESLKDTVPSMVGKMPAGDRVTAENTEIVYSTSAVESLSNVAPHVVTTKKHIVMEQSGKKEKYTGLKVEIPEAADDQILESRGESKESKSEPVSNYTGPLDIPVMLPNVSEVKGDLLVMLPTVLDDVDREQKHKLADTVVSDTHTADKKELPEAISLIPSAETECSSKVGAAPFVSNKMINKQDDREKGDVEINSTHTKSFSEPLKPVSSVVTTEAGDVSSMAALEVEGKNENKSKKVLLKDIHKEHLWKTLEPSSPSPTKEIQDLSTMRVSPLDLSEYNKGSSEGFVVDGKMKTDTSIFSMLRSFSSHEDLSGFGRDTSELELHKSLSEELGFEMVTEQEGRQSEKALIADEKSYQKLSYVQDQLGKDTVEEGYDLIEDGAQISELEQFREAAEIQPMDAFCLLCHCTILTSDGGHENHEVSTLDKAFVDLKDQLNNWISVLQERSENIEDMVFELETAYNSVEENCKNCEEAMDEQNEETLKLVMDQYNEMSQTMEDEKKTKLEQLYDQIVSFQENIDSAKETMEKTTKAIEETDPLAFMSSYKDIDTRLKTTLESAMSLELGPRGLLVFEDYAKGTTGNGKRNQVIPVPLQPHLQPQEPNSATSTSVTVYWTVNDGDIIDCFQVYCMEEPQRAISEEYRVTVKESYCNLEELEPAKCYKVWVMAVNYTGCSLPSERLPFRTAPSVPVINPEACTVLWDSATLRWTSAQPSGADSFTLEYCRQSALEGEGLRSVSGIKGSEHQVFLQPNENFLFYIKSVNAAGASEQSEAALISTRATRFHLLIETANLVLKVSEDKNSVQYPVETYTEISSLIEYPAVLGELLPQIGNHYWETVVTACKAYRIGVAYQSAPRDNTVGDSSSSWCLHCVPTSISCRFELLHDNVESDIFVMDVPSRIGTLLDFARGRLVFFNAQNGQCLGSFRHSFSQPCHPVFVLESPGNLELRMPMEIPEFAKHW